The stretch of DNA GAGTTCGTTCACCTCGCCGCTCAACACAACTATCCGGCTGAGGTGCTCGAGCACTTCCGGCGCACGCCGCACCGGCTGGCGGAGGGCAGTCTGCTCGTGGCGCAAGCGATGCTCCGTGGGGCCGTCGTCCACATTCACGACATCGAGCTCAACCCGGAGGTGTCCGAGGCCGTGCGGGAGCTGGCTCGCTCGACCGGTTACCGGAGTGTGCTCGCGGTGCCCATCATGCGCGAGGGACGCGCGCTCGGGGGCCTCGCGGTCACTCGGAGCGACGTGACGGGAGCGCCGAAACCCTTCTCGGATAGGGAGATCGAGCTGCTCAGGACCTTCACCGAGCAAGCGGTCATCGCCATCGAGAACGTGCGCCTGTTCAAGGAGCTGGAGGCCCGGACCGCTCAGCTGACGCGCTCGGTCGAGGAGCTCAAGGCCCTGGGGGACGTCAGCCGGGCGGTGAGCTCGACGCTCGACGTCGAGACGGTGCTCAACACGATCGTCTCCCGCGCCAGCAAGCTCGCCGACGCCGACCGCTGCTCGATCTACGAGTACGAGGAGGCGGCCGAGCAGTTCGAGTTGCGCGCGACCGACCACTACGACGCGGAGTTCGTCGAGGCCCTCCGGGCGGCACCTCTCCGGAAGGGCGAAGGGCTCATGGGGCGCGCCGCCGAGATGGGCGAGCCAGTCCAGATCCCCGACATCACCCGACCCGGAGCCTACCAGAGCAGCATCCGGGAGATCCTCATCCGCTACGGGTACCGGGCGCTCCTCTCCGTGCCCCTGCTCCGCGAAGACCAGATCATCGGCAGCCTGTCTTTCAACCGGAAGGCGCCCGGGGAGTTTCCCCCGGAGGTCATTGACGTCCTCAAGACGTTCGCCACCCAATCGGCCCTGGCCATCCAGAACGCCCGGCTCTTCCGTGAGATCGGGGACAAGAGCGCCCAGCTCGAAGCGGCCAGCCGCCACAAGTCGGAGTTTCTCGCCAACATGTCCCACGAGCTGCGCACACCCCTCAACGCGATCATCGGCTTCTCGGAAGTCCTCTCCGAGGGGATGTTCGGCGACATCAACGAGAAGCAGACCGAATACCTCCAGGACATCCTGGAGTCGGGACGGCATCTCCTGTCCCTCATCAACGACATCCTCGATCTCTCGAAGATCGAGGCGGGGCGCATGGAGCTGGAGCTGTCGGACTTCGATCTGCCGAACGCCATCGAGAACGCCCTGATCCTGGTGAGAGAGCGGGCGAGCCGGCGGGGGATCAGGCTGGGGAGCACCATCGACAAGCGTCTGGGAATGATCGGCGGCGACGAGCGGAAGGTGAAGCAGGTCCTCTTGAATCTCTTGTCCAACGCCCTGAAGTTCACGCCCGAAGGGGGACGGATCGACGTCGGCTCCCGTCTGCACGACGGTGTCGCCGAGGTATCCGTCACGGACACCGGCATCGGCATCGCGCCGGCGGATCAGGACGCGGTGTTCGAGGAGTTTCGGCAGGTGGGCACCGCGGACAGGAAAGCGGAAGGCACCGGGCTCGGGCTGGCCCTCTCACGGAAGTTCATCGAGCTCCATGGCGGAAGGATCTGGGTGAAGAGCCACGAGGGGATCGGCTCGACCTTCACCTTCAGCTTGCCGCTCGAGCAACGATCCTAGGTTGGTTGCCCTGACCATGCCGGGAAGACTCAAGGACAAGGTCGCCGTCATCACGGGCGCGGGGTCACGCGGACCCGGGCTCGGCAATGGCAAGGCCGCGGCCATCCTCTTCGCCCGCGAGGGCGCGCGGGTGCTCTGCGTCGACCTGAAGGCCGAGAACGCAGAGGAGACGGCCAAGCTGATCGCCCAGGAAGGCGGCGAGGCCGCGGTCTTCGCGGCCGATGTGACGCGTAAGGCCGACTGCGAGGCGATGGTGAAGGCCGCGCTCGATCGCTGGGGCGCGGTGGACATCCTCCACAACAATGTCGGCATCGAGTCGCGCAAGACGCTCTTCGAGACGACGGAAGAGGAGTGGGACAAGGTCATGGCCGTGAACCTCAAGTCCATGCTGCTCGCCACACAGGCCGCGGCCAAGCCCATGGTCGAGCGCGGGCGCGGCGCCATCATTTGCGTCTCTTCCGTGGCCGCGCTGCGCGGTCACGACCGCACCGCTTACGCCGCCGCCAAGGCGGGCGTGATCGGCTTCGTGCGCACCTGCGCGGCGCAGCTCGGCCCCAAGGGCGTGCGCGTGAACGCGATCGCGCCCGGCATGGTGTGGACGCCGATGGTCGAGAGCGTCGGGCCCGAGCTGCGCGAGAAGCGACGGAAGGCGACTCCGCTCGGCACCGAGGGCGAGGGCTGGGACGTGGGCTGGGCCGCCGTCTACCTCGCGAGCGACGAGGCGCGCTGGGTGACGGGGCAGACCCTGGTCGTGGACGGCGGCTTGACGCTCACCACGCGATAACTTTCACCGGAGACCTTTCGATGGCGATGACCTTCGGGATGCACCTGGGACACGTGGGCGGGCCCATGGCCGAGATGCGCAAGCTGTGGCGCTATGCCGACGCCAACGGCTTCGACTGGTTCTCCTCGGCCGACCACTTCCAGGAGTCGCCCTATCGAGACGGCAACGGGCCATGCTTCGAGGCCATCAGCACCATGACGGCCATCGCCCTCGACACGAGGCACGTGAAGGTCGGCTCGCTCGTCATCTGCGTCAACTACCGAAACCCCGGCGTGCTCGCCAAGGCCGTGTGCACCATCGACCACCTCTCGGGCGGCCGCTGCGAGCTCGGCATCGGCGCGGGCTGGCACCAGCACGAGTACGAGGGCTTCGGCATCCCCTTCGAGCGGATCGGCATCCGCCAGGATCACCTGGAGGAAGCCGTGCAGATCCTGCGCATGCTCTTCGATCAGCCCATCTCGAACTTCAAGGGGCAGTACTTCCAGCTCAACGACGCGCGCTGCAATCCCAAGCCCGTCCAGAAGCGTCTGCCCATCTGGGTAGGCGGCCAGGGCGAGAAGCGCACGCTCAGGACGGCGGCCAGGTACGCGGACGGCTGGAATGCCCCCTACATCGACCCGCAGACGTGGAAGGCCAAGAACGCCATCCTCGAGGATTGGTGCGCAAAAGAAGGCCGCGATCCCAAGACGCTCGCCCGCACGGTCAACGTCGGCTTCTACGGGGGCGCCGACGCGAAGGGTGTGGCGCGCGGCGAGGCAATCTTCAAAGCGCACTGGGGCGACAGACCCGAGCGCAAAGGCTTTTTCCGTGGCCTGCCGAAAGACGCGCTCGAGATGTGCCAGGCCTATGAGGCCGTGGGAGCCCAGCGCGTGAACCTGGCCTTTCGCGCGGGCCCGTACGACTTCGAG from Candidatus Methylomirabilota bacterium encodes:
- a CDS encoding GAF domain-containing protein; translated protein: MRRKKARSPSRIVPSLRGLQEGIAQLGGGDLAYRVAVKTDAALDPLARQFNAMAAQLQERYAGLEREIEARRLEVRETIEQQAATSEILRVISGSPTDAQPVFDTIVRSAVRVCDARFALFFRLEGEFVHLAAQHNYPAEVLEHFRRTPHRLAEGSLLVAQAMLRGAVVHIHDIELNPEVSEAVRELARSTGYRSVLAVPIMREGRALGGLAVTRSDVTGAPKPFSDREIELLRTFTEQAVIAIENVRLFKELEARTAQLTRSVEELKALGDVSRAVSSTLDVETVLNTIVSRASKLADADRCSIYEYEEAAEQFELRATDHYDAEFVEALRAAPLRKGEGLMGRAAEMGEPVQIPDITRPGAYQSSIREILIRYGYRALLSVPLLREDQIIGSLSFNRKAPGEFPPEVIDVLKTFATQSALAIQNARLFREIGDKSAQLEAASRHKSEFLANMSHELRTPLNAIIGFSEVLSEGMFGDINEKQTEYLQDILESGRHLLSLINDILDLSKIEAGRMELELSDFDLPNAIENALILVRERASRRGIRLGSTIDKRLGMIGGDERKVKQVLLNLLSNALKFTPEGGRIDVGSRLHDGVAEVSVTDTGIGIAPADQDAVFEEFRQVGTADRKAEGTGLGLALSRKFIELHGGRIWVKSHEGIGSTFTFSLPLEQRS
- a CDS encoding SDR family NAD(P)-dependent oxidoreductase encodes the protein MPGRLKDKVAVITGAGSRGPGLGNGKAAAILFAREGARVLCVDLKAENAEETAKLIAQEGGEAAVFAADVTRKADCEAMVKAALDRWGAVDILHNNVGIESRKTLFETTEEEWDKVMAVNLKSMLLATQAAAKPMVERGRGAIICVSSVAALRGHDRTAYAAAKAGVIGFVRTCAAQLGPKGVRVNAIAPGMVWTPMVESVGPELREKRRKATPLGTEGEGWDVGWAAVYLASDEARWVTGQTLVVDGGLTLTTR
- a CDS encoding LLM class flavin-dependent oxidoreductase; this encodes MAMTFGMHLGHVGGPMAEMRKLWRYADANGFDWFSSADHFQESPYRDGNGPCFEAISTMTAIALDTRHVKVGSLVICVNYRNPGVLAKAVCTIDHLSGGRCELGIGAGWHQHEYEGFGIPFERIGIRQDHLEEAVQILRMLFDQPISNFKGQYFQLNDARCNPKPVQKRLPIWVGGQGEKRTLRTAARYADGWNAPYIDPQTWKAKNAILEDWCAKEGRDPKTLARTVNVGFYGGADAKGVARGEAIFKAHWGDRPERKGFFRGLPKDALEMCQAYEAVGAQRVNLAFRAGPYDFEAIQAFTETVLPAFGIKRPQSSARA